The nucleotide sequence ATAGTCATTTTTTCTCCCACCGACAACACTTTTATTCAAGCTGCTCTCTGTCATCGTTACTTCTATATAAATAAACACTGATATCCCTTTTATATAGCAATCGTCTTTCCCATCCATAAATTGCTTTATTTCTTACTGCAGAAGAGCTGTTCTTTTATCCTCTGACCAGTCTCAGTCATAGCAAGACCGCCAAGAGCCGTTTCTCTTAATGTTCTTGGCATATCTTTCCCCACTTTGTACATTGCCTCAATTACCTCATCACATGGAATGCGGCTTTCTACTCCTGCAAGAGCCAAGTCTGCAGCCGAAAAAGCAATGGATGTACCGATCGCATTCCGTTTAATGCAAGGCACTTCAACAAGCCCTGCCACCGGATCACAAACCAATCCTAAGAGAGACTTCATCGCTATCGCCGTTGCATGCACAGCTTGCTCTGGGCTGCCGCCCTTTAATTCAGTGATGGTGCCAGCAGCCATGGCGGCTGCCGAGCCCACTTCCGCCTGGCATCCTCCAGCAGCCCCGGAAATAAACGAACGATTAGCAATCACATAGCCGAGCATGCTGGCGGTAAACAGTCCCATAACCAACTCCTTAAAGGGCGTTCCGTCATTGTGATGAAGCGAAAAGAGCACGCCTGGCAAAATGCCTGCTGCTCCGGCAGTGGGCGTAGCCACAATGACTCCCATTCTGGCATTGCTTTCCGAAGTAGCCAGTGAGAAAGTCATCGCCTGACTAATATAGCTGCCTGTAAGCGTTTTTCCTCCGCGTACGTAATCTCGCATTTTTACGGCATCTCCTCCGGAAATTCCGCTCGGCGCGGATGAGGAATCCTCCGTTCCACTGTCGACCGCTTCCTTCATTTTGATGAGCCGTTCTTCCATCATGCGAAGAATCGTTTGTTGATTTTTGCCTGATTTCTTTTCTTCTAGCAGCAGCATCACTTCACCGATACTTTTCTGCTCCTTTTCACAAGACTTCAGAAGCTGTTTCATTGATAAGATCTCCATCAGGCATTCCTCGCAATTTCTTCTCTTAATCGATATATCTGATAGTTTCTAGCCAGCACCGAAAAATCATCGCTCGTGCTCAAACGAATATCGACCATTCGGCCGTTGATCATAAAGATTTTCGATAACCCGCCTCCGAGAGAAGCACCGCCTACTTTTACAAGCTGGTTCCCCCGTCTAGCTGTAACCATAGCCGTGTTCGGATGGTCAAAAAATAAGCAGCTTCCTTGCGGCTCAATCGTATAATCCAGGCCAACCTCCCCGGCCCGCTTCAGAGCATCCCGAATGCCCGAGTCATCCGTCCCCATGCCAAGTAAACCGCCAAGCAGTGCTTTATCCGTTCCATGCCCTTGATAGGTTTCAGCAAAGGAATCATAGAAGACAATATCCGCCTCTTCAGGACACCCGCCCAACCATTCATAAATAAATTTGCCAATCGATACAACGCCAGCGGTGTGAGAACTTGACGGCCCTACCATAATAGGCCCGATAATGTCAAAGCAGCTTTGAAATTCCATTTTGTTGCTCCTTTCCTATACGTTGACTGACTGTTGGAATAATGGATAAGCTTCGCAAATAGAGGCCGTTGTTTCTTTTGCCTGTGCCAGTACCGCCGGTTCCCCTTTGTTTTTCAACACGGCGGCTATCACCTGAGCAATTTTCTCCATTTGCTCTTCTTTCATGCCGCGCGTAGTTAACGCAGCTGTTCCCATCCGCACTCCGCTCGTCACAAACGGGCCTTCCGGATCATAAGGAATCGTGTTCTTATTTACGGTAATACCTGCTTCCTCAAGCAAACGCTCTGCTTCTTTTCCAGTCAGACTCCACGGACGCACATCCAGCAGGACAAGGTGGTTATCTGTCCCCCGGAAACAAGAGCAGCTCCTTCCCTCTTTAACGCTTCGCCCAGTGCCTGGCTGTTTCGGATAACTTGCTTGGCATACTCTTTAAAGTCCGGCTGCGATGCTTCGTTGAAAGCTACCGCTTTTGCTGCAATAATGTGCATAAGGGGGCCTCCCTGGATTCCTGGGAATACTGCTTTGTTAATAGCCTTAATGATTTCCTCGCCGTTCGTTAACACAATTCCTCCCCGAGGCCCCCTCAATGTTTTGTGGGTAGTGCTTGTCACAACATCTGCATAAGGAACAGGAGAAGGGTGAAGCCCTGCTGCCACCAGCCCGGCGATATGCGCCATGTCCACCATCAATTTCGCGTCCACTTGATCGGCAATCTCTTTAAAGCGGGCAAAATCAATCGTTCTCGGATAAGCGCTCGCCCCGGCAATGATCAATTTCGGTTTTTCTTTATGGGCAATCTCCTCTAATTCATCGTAATCAATTAATTGCGTATCCTCCTTTACTCCATAAGAAACAACCTCAAACCATTTGCCAGAAATACTCACAGGGCTTCCGTGAGTTAAATGTCCGCCATGCGAAAGATTCATGCCCATGATTTTATCGCCAGGCTGAAGCAGTGCATAAAAGACGGCGAGATTCGCCTGCGCCCCGAGTGAGGCTGCACATTGGCATATTTAGCACCAAATAGGTTTGTCAGACGTTCAATCGCTGCCCGTTCCGCCACATCGACAAATTCACAGCCCCCATAGTAGCGCCTTCCCGGATATCCTTCCGCGTACTTATTCGTCATTACACTTCCCATAGCTTCTAATACATCCGGGCTGACAAAGTTTTCTGATGCAATCAATTCCAATGTCTCATGCTGGCGTCTCTTTTCTTTCTCAATCGCCTCAAAAATAGTAAAATCATTTTTTTGCAAACTCATTTCCTTGCCTCCTATTCAGCTTTCCTCTTTTAAACATGTGCTGTACATTTATCTCTCGCTACCTTTTTCTGCACACAAAAAAGGACAGAAAAGGGCAACATTTCCCTTCTCTGTCCTTTTACCTGAGAGTTTAACTCTTATTGATCGTAGAGTCTTCCCCTTTGGTGGCGTACCTAAACGCGCTCTCCAGAGGTGCGTCCCATTGTGGTTCTTCTACCTGAGAGATTAGCTCCAAGGGTCTTTTTGGAACTTGCTCCTTCGGTGGCTTATTGCTCGCGCTCTCCCACAATCGTCATCCGCTATTTTTGTTTAGAATATTAAAAATAATTATAATTGTCAACCACTTTTTCAATTTATAAAGATAGGAAAAAGCAATATAAAAAGAGCACTCTGAAAAACCAGAAAATGCTCTTTTATTAAATAACGTCTATTTAGTTAGATAAAACGAACTGTTTCTTCCAGCGGAAGACGAGTCGTTTTATGAGCAGGCGCAGCAGCTTTACCAATAGCGATTAAAACAATTGGAATGTAGCGTTCCGGTACATCAAACCGCTCAGCAAACTTCTGCTTATCAAAGCCGCCCATAGTTACCGTATCATAACCATTCGCTTTGGCAATAAGCATAAGCTGCATAGAGACGAGCCCTGCATCAAATGAAGCAATATTGGCTCTTGCTTCAACTGGCGCATTAGGATACGTATTATATGTGTTTTGAATCAGTTTATTCATACTCGCTTCATCCATAAAGCCAGCTTCATAGCTGCTTTGGTATACCTTTTCAACATTTTTATACATTTCTACATCGCCTAGAACAGCAATGACAGCGGAAGA is from Bacillus sp. PK3_68 and encodes:
- the sdaAA gene encoding L-serine ammonia-lyase, iron-sulfur-dependent, subunit alpha is translated as MEILSMKQLLKSCEKEQKSIGEVMLLLEEKKSGKNQQTILRMMEERLIKMKEAVDSGTEDSSSAPSGISGGDAVKMRDYVRGGKTLTGSYISQAMTFSLATSESNARMGVIVATPTAGAAGILPGVLFSLHHNDGTPFKELVMGLFTASMLGYVIANRSFISGAAGGCQAEVGSAAAMAAGTITELKGGSPEQAVHATAIAMKSLLGLVCDPVAGLVEVPCIKRNAIGTSIAFSAADLALAGVESRIPCDEVIEAMYKVGKDMPRTLRETALGGLAMTETGQRIKEQLFCSKK
- a CDS encoding serine dehydratase beta chain, which produces MEFQSCFDIIGPIMVGPSSSHTAGVVSIGKFIYEWLGGCPEEADIVFYDSFAETYQGHGTDKALLGGLLGMGTDDSGIRDALKRAGEVGLDYTIEPQGSCLFFDHPNTAMVTARRGNQLVKVGGASLGGGLSKIFMINGRMVDIRLSTSDDFSVLARNYQIYRLREEIARNA
- a CDS encoding nitroreductase family protein is translated as MTITMQSLSEVIRNRHSVRKYDPTYKISRNEIEEMLQEAMLAPSSSNLQPWRFIVIDNEEVKKELRAIAYNQEQVETSSAVIAVLGDVEMYKNVEKVYQSSYEAGFMDEASMNKLIQNTYNTYPNAPVEARANIASFDAGLVSMQLMLIAKANGYDTVTMGGFDKQKFAERFDVPERYIPIVLIAIGKAAAPAHKTTRLPLEETVRFI